A region from the Phaenicophaeus curvirostris isolate KB17595 chromosome 3, BPBGC_Pcur_1.0, whole genome shotgun sequence genome encodes:
- the IRX1 gene encoding iroquois-class homeodomain protein IRX-1: MSFPQLGYPQYLSASPAVYGSDRPGVLAAAAAAAAAAAAASGRPGAAELGSGSAAVTSVLGMYAGPYSAPNYSAFLPYTADLGLFSQMGSQYELKDNPGVHPATFAAHTAPGYYPYGQFQYGDPGRPKNATRESTSTLKAWLNEHRKNPYPTKGEKIMLAIITKMTLTQVSTWFANARRRLKKENKVTWGSRSKDQEDANLFGSDNEGDPEKNEDDEEIDLESIDIDKIDENDGEQSNEEEEEKPELLRQSSEEEHLEKEKNLALSGSEGLKPKDTLAMVKEASDNSTRIISPGGQNNLQMPSHSKPKIWSLAETATSPDGALKSSPPPPPPPQVNHTSPQIQHPAFLPSHGLYTCQIGKFHNWTNGAFLTQSSLLNVRSFLGVNHHHAAHHNHHLQAQQQPSVLTATLGALSSEKPSERTSPKHIERENVPRTDSPPQPLKSPFQPVRDNSLAQQEGTPRILTALPSA; the protein is encoded by the exons ATGTCGTTCCCGCAGCTGGGCTACCCGCAGTACCTGAGCGCCAGCCCGGCCGTGTACGGCAGCGACCGCCCGGGGGTTctggccgccgccgccgcagccgccgccgccgccgccgccgcctcgggccgccccggggccgccgaGCTGGGCAGCGGCTCGGCCGCCGTCACCTCGGTGCTGGGCATGTACGCGGGCCCCTACAGCGCCCCCAACTACAGCGCCTTCCTGCCCTACACCGCGGACCtcgggctcttctcccagatg GGCTCCCAGTACGAGTTGAAAGATAATCCGGGTGTCCACCCCGCTACCTTCGCCGCTCACACTGCCCCCGGCTATTATCCCTACGGGCAGTTCCAGTACGGGGACCCGGGGCGACCCAAAAACGCCACCCGGGAGAGCACCAGCACCCTCAAGGCCTGGCTCAACGAGCACCGCAAGAACCCCTACCCCACCAAGGGCGAGAAGATCATGCTGGCCATCATCACCAAGATGACCCTCACCCAGGTCTCCACCTGGTTCGCCAACGCCCGCCGGCGGCTCAAGAAGGAGAACAAGGTGACCTGGGGCTCCAGGAGTAAGGACCAAGAAGACGCGAACCTCTTCGGGAGTGACAATGAGGGGGACCCCGAGAAGAATGAAGATGATGAGGAAATCGATCTGGAGAGCATAGACATAGATAAAATTGATGAGAACGATGGGGAGCAGAGCaacgaggaagaggaggagaagcctGAGCTCCTGAGGCAAAGCAGTGAAGAGGAGCActtggaaaaggagaagaactTGGCACTGTCAGGGTCTGAAGGGCTGAAACCCAAAGACACACTGGCCATGGTGAAGGAGGCCTCTGACAACAGCACACGAATCATCAGTCCCGGGGGACAGAACAATTTACAGATGCCATCTCACAGCAAACCCAAGATTTGGTCTTTGGCCGAGACAGCAACCAGTCCTGATGGTGCCCTGAAATCTTCTCCACCtccgccccctcctccccaagtTAACCACACTTCTCCACAGATTCAGCACCCAGCTTTTCTCCCGAGCCATGGACTCTACACATGTCAGATTGGCAAATTTCACAACTGGACAAATGGGGCTTTCCTCACTCAGAGTTCCCTGCTAAATGTGAGGTCCTTTTTGGGAGTAAATCACCACCATGCTGCTCATCACAATCACCACCTCCAGGCCCAGCAACAACCTTCTGTTTTAACAGCGACCCTGGGAGCCCTAAGCAGTGAAAAACCTTCAGAGAGGACCAGTCCCAAACACATAG aaagagaaaatgtacCAAGAACTGACTCCCCACCTCAGCCGCTAAAATCGCCCTTCCAGCCTGTCCGTGACAA CTCTTTGGCTCAGCAAGAGGGAACACCAAGAATTTTAACAGCTCTCCCTTCAGCTTGA